The Candidatus Tumulicola sp. genomic interval CGTCTTGGCATCAGCTCCGGCAGGCGGTTCGCTCGCAGCGGTGACCGCATCGGACAGCGCCGCATTTCACGCGTACGCCGTCCAGGCCACGAGTTCGCGCGCTTTGCCCGCGCTTTTCTGGAGCGAGGACGAGAGCATCGCCATCTCCGCCCTGCCCAGCGACAGTCCGCCCACCGCGATGGGCGAACGCATGGCGATATTCGCGGGCAAAGCAGCGCAGTCGCTTGGCCCAGCAGCATCTGCGCTCGTCGTCTTGAGGATCGACGCTGATGGCGCATGGGCACAGCGCGCCGATCGCGCTGCTGTGGTCGATCATCTTGCCGCCGCATTGAGCCGCGCCGGCGTCGACGCGGTGACGCCGGGGCAGTACATGCGCGCGCGCCACCTGGGTGTCACCGCATACGGGTTTGCGCCGAGTTCCGATGAAGGCTCGCTCTCCGCCTGGACGAGCGATTCAAACCAGCAATCCATGTGGTCGGCGATCGCCGATGCGCGAAAAGCCGCGGGCGGCGACGCGGCGCTCGGCAGCGACGCTACGCGCACGCCGCTCTTGCAAGCCGAGGCCTCGCATTGGTACGACTCGATTTTGCTGGCGCAGCCAAAAGAGCAGATAAGCGCCACCGTCGCCGCGTTCAGGAAACTCGTCGAGCAGGTGTACCGGGCGGCTGGAAAAACGGCCCCCGCGAACATCGCACCGCTCGTGGCGGCCAGCCCGACGCCGGCCCCAACGCCGAGCCCGTGATCAAAAGGTTCCGAATCGGGCCGATTTCGAGGTTGACCCCCAAACGAATGTTCTCCACAGGAGCTGTGGAAATGTGGAAAACCCCCGAATCCGAGCGCGAATTAGGGTCGTAGCCATGCGAGCTTCAGCCAAAAGAACCATCTGCTCTATCGGCTCGACGGATCCGACGGCAGCGGCGGGCATCGGCAGGGATCTAGGCATCTTCGAACGTCTGGGCGCCCGGGGCGTGTTCGCGGTCGCCGCCGTCACGGCTCAGAACTCACGCTCGGTGAGCGCTGTCGCGACGGTCGCGCCGAGGGTTATCGCGGCGCAACTGCGGGCGATCTGGCAGGAGCGCAAACCCGACGCGATTCGGGTCGGCCTGTTACCCGATGCCGGCGGCATACGAGCCGTGATGCGCTTCTTGCGCAAAAAAGCCGGACGGACGCCGATAGTCCTCGACCCCGTGCTCGCGGCCTCATCCGGAAGACGTTTTGCAGGACCGACTGAAGTCGCGGCGCTTAAGAGATTGATGGCACTGTGCACGATCGTCACGCCCAACGCGAGCGAAGCGCAGCATCTCAGCGGCGTGACGGTGCGCGATGCGGGCGGCGCGGAGCGCGCGGCGCATGCCCTGGCGGCGATAGGCCCAGCCGTGCTCGTCAAGGGTGGTCACTTGCGCGGCTCTCAGGTGACGGACGTGCTGGTGGACGCGGGCTCGGTAACGCGTTTCCGCTCGCGGCGCATCGGCTCGCGCCTGCACGGCAGCGGGTGCACGCTCGCGGCGGCACTCGCCGTCGCGCTCGCGCGCGGCGAACCTCTCGTTCGCGCAGTCCGCTTCGCGCGGCGATTCGTGCGAGCGGAATTGATGTCGCGGGCGGGGTAAGTCCCACGGATGAGCGTCGCCGTTGAGACTCGGACCAAACCGCGCCGGATCATGGCCGGCATGCGGCCGTCGGGTCGCCTGCACGTGGGTCACCTGTTGGGCGCGCTCGAAAATTTCGTCGCGCTCACGCACGCGAATGACTGCTTTTTTGAAGTCGCCGACCTTCATGCGTTGACCACGAAGTTCGATCGCAGCCGCGAGATCGCCGCCGACGTGCGCGAGATGGTCATCGGCTGGCTCGCCGCCGGCCTGAACCCGGAACGCTGCACGATCTTCGTGCAGTCGCATATCCCGGAAATCGCCGAGATGTCGATGCTGTTGTCGATGATCACACCCGTATCGTGGCTCGAGCGCGTCCCCACCTATAAAGATCAGATCAACGCGCTCGGTTCGGAGATCGCCACCCACGGCTTCTTGGGCTACCCAGTGCTGCAGACGGTCGACATCGCGATCTTCAAAGGCGAGGGAGTGCCCGTAGGTCAGGATCAACTGCCGCATCTCGAGCTGTGCCGGGAGATCGTGCGGCGCTTCAACTATTTGTACGGCGACGTCCTGATCGAGCCGGAAGCGGTGCTGTCGCGCACGCCCTACGTGCCCGGCACCGACGGGCGCAAGATGAGCAAGTCGTATAACAACAGCATCTTGCTGTCGGACAGCGAAGAAGAGACGACCGCCAAAGTCAAAGAGATGTTCACCGACCCGACCAAGATCCGCAAAACGGATCCGGGCCACCCCGAGACCTGTCCGGTTTTCTTCTTCCACGAGATCTACAACGCGGGCAACGCGCCCGATATCGCGACGCGTTGCCGCGCCGGGCAACTCGGCTGTGTGGAGAACAAGGCCGACATGGCCAAACACCTCAACGCCGCGCTGCGTCCGATACGCGAACGCTGGCGCGACCTCGCGGCGAAGCCGGCGCACATCGAAGAGGTCATGCGCGAAGGCACCAAGCGCGCGCGCGGGATCGCGCAAACGACGCTGGGCGAAGTCAAAGCCGCGATGGGCTTCTAGGCGGTCCGACGGTAGGCCGAGAGGGCTTTTTTGATGCGCTCGAGCGCTTCGCGCAAATGGGCTTCCGAGTTGGCATATGACATCCGGATGAAGCCTTTGCCGTGCGGGCCGAATGTCGAGCCGCCGAGCACGGCGACATTGCCCGTGTCCAAGATGTAGTTGGAGAGTTTGACGTCGTCCGGGTCGATCGCGGAGAAGTTCGGAAATACGTAGAACGCGCCGCCCGGCAGCTGACAAGTCACGCCCGGCAACGCGCGCAGGCCTTCCACCAGGATGTGGCGCCGGCGCAAGAACTCGTCGTGCATCGCCTGCACCGGTTTGTCGTCTCCCGTCAGCGCGGCGATGCCGGCGTCTTGGACGAACGTGGCCGTGCACGAGATCGTGTTGAGCATGAGCGCGCCGACCGCTTGCGCGATGTATGTCGGGTACACGCCGAAGCCAAGGCGCCAGCCCGTCATCGCCCACGCCTTGGAAAAGCCGTCGACCAAGACGGTGCGTTCCGGCATCTGCGCGATGCCGTAGTACGAAGCGAACGGGGCATCGTAACAGTGCCGGTTGTAGATCTCGTCGCTGATGACCAGGATATCGCGCTTGGCGATCATCGCAGCGATCGTCTCGATATCATCGCGCGTGAGGATGCCCCCGGTCGGGTTGTGCGGTGAGTTCAAAACGAGGATCTTGGTCTTGGGCGTGAGCGCGGCCTCGAGCGCGTTCAGATCGAGCCGGAACGCTTTGCTCTCCAGCAGCGGCACGCTGACCGCCTTCGCGCCGACATACGTCGTGATCGAACGGTACGCCGGATAAGCCGGATCGGGAATGACCACTTCGTCGCCGGGGTTGAGCAGCGCCATAAGGGTCGCGGCGATGGTCGCCTTCGCGCCCGGACTGACCACCACGTTCTCGCGCTTGGCGGCGATGCCGCGCGTCTTCGTCACATGCGCGGCGATCGCGTCGCGCAGATCCGCGATGCCCTCGGCCGGCGTGTAGTGCGTGCGGTTGGCGCGGATCGCCGCGATGCCGGCTTCCTTGATATGGCTGGGCGTGTCGAAATCGGGCTCGCCGATCTCCAAGTGTATGACGTTGCGGCCTTGCGCTTCAAGCGCGCGTGCGCGCGCCAGCACGAGGAAAGCGCTTTCCGTGCCGAGTCGGCTCATCGAATCGGCCAGTGCGAAGCGCGGCGTCGTCTGCATTAGAGAACTCCTTATATCAACGGACCTTTAGGTCCGTTTTGCACGCGAACCTTCATGTCTCTAATGTCGTTAGTCGCGGATGCCGTTGCCCTGGGGCCCCGCGCGATTGAGATGGAAATACGCCTCGACGATGGCCTGCGCGACCGGAGCGGCGTTCACCGCGCCGAAGCCGCCGCTTTTCTCCATGAACACGGCGACGGCGATCCGCGGATGATCGTACGGCGCGAAGCAGACGAACCACGCATGGTTACGGCCCTCGGGGTTGTCCGGCGTGCGCACATTTTCGACCGTGCCGGTCTTGCCGGCGTAGTGAAAACCGGGAATGAGCACGTTGTAGGCGGTGCCGTACGGACTTTCGATCGCGCCGAGCATGCCCTCGCGCACGATCGCCAGATCCGATTCGGAGACGGGCAAGCGGCCCTGATAGCGCGGACCAAAACGCTTTGCTACGTGTCCATGCGCGTCGCGCACGTCGGCAAGAAAGTACGGCGCATACAATCTGCCGCCGTTGGCGATCGCCGAGCCGACCTTGAGCATCTGGACCGGTGAGGCTTCGACAAAGCCCTGGCCGATGGCCATGTTGACGGTGTCGCCCGCGTACCAGCGATCGTCATAGTAGCGCTTCTTCCAGGCCGGCGTTGGAAGGGTGCCCGTCGTTTCGCCCGGCAGGTCGATGCCGGTGCGATGCCCGATGCCGAAGGCGGAAGCAAAGCGATCCAAGCGCGCGATGCCGAGTTCGTATCCCACCTTGTAGAAGAAGACGTCGCACGAACGCGAGATCGCTTGAATCGGGTTGAGCGTGCCGTGGCCGCCGGCCGCGTCGTCGTTGAAGACCAGGCCGAGATCGAAATAGCCGGGGCAGTTGCGCACGCTGTCGCGCGTGAGCACGCCGCTTGCAAAAGCCGCTGAGCTCGTGATCATCTTGAAGGTGGAACCGGTCGGGTACTTGCCCTCGATCGCGCGGATGAACAACGGCTTGAGCGGGTCGTTGAGGTACTCGGCGTACTTCTTCTCAGAAACGGCCACGGCGAAGTCATTGGGATTGATGTTCGGTTGGCTGACCATGGCCAGCACTGCGCCGGTGTTGGGGTCCTCGACGATCGCCGCACCGGCGATGCGGTGGCCGATGCGCTGCGCGATCACGCGGATCTGCGCGTCCATCGCCTGCTCGGCCGCGCGCTGGAGATTCCAGTCGACGGTCAGGTCCAGACTGTTGCCCGGCACGGCGTCGCTGTCGCCGAGCGTGGCCACCGCCTGGCCGGCGGAGTTGACCTTGATCTGTCGGCCGCCGCCGATGCCGCGCATGAACTCGTCATACGTGTCTTCTAGCCCATCCTTGCCGATGACGTCGTTTGAACCATAGCCTCGACCCTTGCGCTCCTCGTACTGGTCCTTGGTGATGCGCCCCACGTAACCCATGATGTGAGAACCCAGCGTGCCGAAAGGATATTTGCGCACCGGCACGAGTTCGACCGCGATGCCGGGCAGGCGGTCAGCGCGCTCGGAGAAGCGAGCGACGGTCGCAGCGCTCAAGTCCTGGGCGATCGTGACCGGTCCCAAGGGCACCGCTGCTGCCAACGCATCGAAGTCTTTGTACGCGACGCCTTCTTGATGGAGCAACCGGCGCATCAGCACGGCGGGAGGTTGGCCGAGGACCTGCGCGAGTTCTGCGAGCTCGCCCTGCGGGTCGCGCAACTGCATCGGCACGACCTGCACGACGAACGAGGGGCGGTTCGCCGCGATGATGACGCCGCGGCGATCGTACATCAAACCGCGCGGCGCGGCGAGAGGGATCGTGCGCAGCTGATTGGCGTCGGCGAGTTGCTCGTACTGCGCCCCGTGGACGAGTTGCACATCGATCAAGCGCCAGATGAGCACACCGAGCGCCGCGCCTACGAGAAGAATGAAGATGATGGTCCGCCGCAGCCGGATCGCAGCATCGTCACCGCCGACGGGAGGTCGCGTCAGTACGGCCATCTACACGCTCACCGCGCCGGAAGACGGACGTTGGCGAAGAGGCGGAGGCTGAACAGCGCGAGCGTAGCGATCGCGCAATTCAGCACGATCGCGTAGAGCGTCTCGTGCGAAAGCCTGTGGAACAGGCCGCGATCGCCGAACGCGACCTCCAGCACGACGTACTGCACCGCCGCGCGCACCACGGTGCCCGCGGCCACAGCCGCCAAGAACACCGGCAAAGAGTCGGAGAAGAAACGATTGCTCAACAAGCCCGCGAGATACCCGACGAGCGTTGCGCCGAGCACTTGAAGCCCTCCGCCGCCCAGCGCGTCCTCCAGCAGGCCGCCGAAGAGTCCGAGCCATCCACCCGTGGTGACGCCGCAGCGCAACCCCGTCCATACGATGAGCACGGTCAGCGGGCTGGCCTGAGCGCCCCTCAGGGAGAAGCCGTGCAATACGGTCGCTTGAAGCAGAACCGCCAGAGCCGCCAGGCCCAGCAAAACCGGAAAGCGCGGCGCAACCGAGATCTCGGCATCAACGCCGCGCGCGCGCGGCTTCCCGCTGGTCGTCGTGCTGCGTTGGCCCGGGGCGCGCATCGCGTCGGCGCTCACGGCGAGCGCAGCACCAGCACGTGCACGAGCGACGAGAAGTCTACCGCCGGTTCGAGCACGGCCGTTTGATACAGCGCATTGTCCTTGCGATCGACTTCCCGTACGCGCCCGATCGGGATGCCGCCCGGATACACTTCGCCTTTTCCCGTGACCACGACCTCATTTGGAAGAACCTTGGCGTCCTGATTGATGTACTTCATCTTCGCGTGCAGCCACGTGCCGGTCACGATGCCCCACGAACGCGTGTCCTCCAAATACGCGGGCACGGCGCTCGTGGGATCGATGAGGAGCAACACGTGTGCCTCGCGAGCGCCGACGTCGGTGACGTGGCCGACGAGGCCGTCGCCGTCGACGACCACCGCGTCGCGTTTGACGCCGTCGCGAGAGCCTTTGTCTATCGTCACTTCTCGTCGCGCCGCCTCGGGGACGAAGCCGACGACGTCCGCTGGAATGGTCCCGCGACGCAATGCCTGGCGCATCGCGAGCATCTTGCGCAGCTCTTGATTCTCGACCGAAGACGAACGCAACCGCTCGTTGGCGCCGGCCAGCGCGCGCACTTTTTCCTGCAGCGCTCGATTCTCCGCGGCCAGCGAGCCTGCGCTCGCGAGATCGTGCGCTTGTTGCGCGATGCCGCCGATCACGTGCGCGATGCCGCTCTCAACCGGTACGTACACGGCGCTCACGACTTGATCGATGATGCTCTGTCGTCCGCTACGCACCGCGTCGAGTTCGAGCAGCATCAGCGCCGACGCGACGATGATCAGCGCGACGAAGACGAGGAGTTTGCGTTCGTCCCAGAACGAAGGAATCGCCACCACCTGCCGATCAGCGACTGCGGCGCCGGAAACAATGCGGAGAACAAACGAGGATCGCGCAGGATCTCGGCGGCGCCCAGCGCCACGCACAGCATCGGATCCTCGGCCACGCGCACCGGCACGCCCAGCACGAGTTGCAGCGTCGGCGCGAGTCCGGCGATGGCTGCGCCTCCGCCGGCGAGCGCGATACCTCGTTCCGCGACGTCGCGCACGAGTTCCGGCG includes:
- the mreD gene encoding rod shape-determining protein MreD, whose translation is MSADAMRAPGQRSTTTSGKPRARGVDAEISVAPRFPVLLGLAALAVLLQATVLHGFSLRGAQASPLTVLIVWTGLRCGVTTGGWLGLFGGLLEDALGGGGLQVLGATLVGYLAGLLSNRFFSDSLPVFLAAVAAGTVVRAAVQYVVLEVAFGDRGLFHRLSHETLYAIVLNCAIATLALFSLRLFANVRLPAR
- the trpS gene encoding tryptophan--tRNA ligase, with translation MSVAVETRTKPRRIMAGMRPSGRLHVGHLLGALENFVALTHANDCFFEVADLHALTTKFDRSREIAADVREMVIGWLAAGLNPERCTIFVQSHIPEIAEMSMLLSMITPVSWLERVPTYKDQINALGSEIATHGFLGYPVLQTVDIAIFKGEGVPVGQDQLPHLELCREIVRRFNYLYGDVLIEPEAVLSRTPYVPGTDGRKMSKSYNNSILLSDSEEETTAKVKEMFTDPTKIRKTDPGHPETCPVFFFHEIYNAGNAPDIATRCRAGQLGCVENKADMAKHLNAALRPIRERWRDLAAKPAHIEEVMREGTKRARGIAQTTLGEVKAAMGF
- a CDS encoding hydroxymethylpyrimidine/phosphomethylpyrimidine kinase; this encodes MRASAKRTICSIGSTDPTAAAGIGRDLGIFERLGARGVFAVAAVTAQNSRSVSAVATVAPRVIAAQLRAIWQERKPDAIRVGLLPDAGGIRAVMRFLRKKAGRTPIVLDPVLAASSGRRFAGPTEVAALKRLMALCTIVTPNASEAQHLSGVTVRDAGGAERAAHALAAIGPAVLVKGGHLRGSQVTDVLVDAGSVTRFRSRRIGSRLHGSGCTLAAALAVALARGEPLVRAVRFARRFVRAELMSRAG
- the mrdA gene encoding penicillin-binding protein 2, which produces MAVLTRPPVGGDDAAIRLRRTIIFILLVGAALGVLIWRLIDVQLVHGAQYEQLADANQLRTIPLAAPRGLMYDRRGVIIAANRPSFVVQVVPMQLRDPQGELAELAQVLGQPPAVLMRRLLHQEGVAYKDFDALAAAVPLGPVTIAQDLSAATVARFSERADRLPGIAVELVPVRKYPFGTLGSHIMGYVGRITKDQYEERKGRGYGSNDVIGKDGLEDTYDEFMRGIGGGRQIKVNSAGQAVATLGDSDAVPGNSLDLTVDWNLQRAAEQAMDAQIRVIAQRIGHRIAGAAIVEDPNTGAVLAMVSQPNINPNDFAVAVSEKKYAEYLNDPLKPLFIRAIEGKYPTGSTFKMITSSAAFASGVLTRDSVRNCPGYFDLGLVFNDDAAGGHGTLNPIQAISRSCDVFFYKVGYELGIARLDRFASAFGIGHRTGIDLPGETTGTLPTPAWKKRYYDDRWYAGDTVNMAIGQGFVEASPVQMLKVGSAIANGGRLYAPYFLADVRDAHGHVAKRFGPRYQGRLPVSESDLAIVREGMLGAIESPYGTAYNVLIPGFHYAGKTGTVENVRTPDNPEGRNHAWFVCFAPYDHPRIAVAVFMEKSGGFGAVNAAPVAQAIVEAYFHLNRAGPQGNGIRD
- a CDS encoding pyridoxal phosphate-dependent aminotransferase: MQTTPRFALADSMSRLGTESAFLVLARARALEAQGRNVIHLEIGEPDFDTPSHIKEAGIAAIRANRTHYTPAEGIADLRDAIAAHVTKTRGIAAKRENVVVSPGAKATIAATLMALLNPGDEVVIPDPAYPAYRSITTYVGAKAVSVPLLESKAFRLDLNALEAALTPKTKILVLNSPHNPTGGILTRDDIETIAAMIAKRDILVISDEIYNRHCYDAPFASYYGIAQMPERTVLVDGFSKAWAMTGWRLGFGVYPTYIAQAVGALMLNTISCTATFVQDAGIAALTGDDKPVQAMHDEFLRRRHILVEGLRALPGVTCQLPGGAFYVFPNFSAIDPDDVKLSNYILDTGNVAVLGGSTFGPHGKGFIRMSYANSEAHLREALERIKKALSAYRRTA
- the mreC gene encoding rod shape-determining protein MreC, translating into MAIPSFWDERKLLVFVALIIVASALMLLELDAVRSGRQSIIDQVVSAVYVPVESGIAHVIGGIAQQAHDLASAGSLAAENRALQEKVRALAGANERLRSSSVENQELRKMLAMRQALRRGTIPADVVGFVPEAARREVTIDKGSRDGVKRDAVVVDGDGLVGHVTDVGAREAHVLLLIDPTSAVPAYLEDTRSWGIVTGTWLHAKMKYINQDAKVLPNEVVVTGKGEVYPGGIPIGRVREVDRKDNALYQTAVLEPAVDFSSLVHVLVLRSP